One Streptomyces mobaraensis NBRC 13819 = DSM 40847 DNA segment encodes these proteins:
- a CDS encoding TIGR03089 family protein, with protein sequence MNATDRTPADLLRSALAADPTRPLVTFYDDATGERVELSVATFANWVAKTANLLQGELAAEPGDRLALLLPAHWQTAVWLVACSSVGVVAEVGGDPASADLVVSGPDRLEEARACSGERVALALRPLGGRFPQPPQGFLDYAVEVPGQGDRFAPYAPVDPHAPALVVDGRELTGAQVVERAREDAAGRGLEPGARLLSGLPYDTWDGLAAGLYAPLAAGASVVLCRHLGELSEEALTQRRASERVTVTAL encoded by the coding sequence ATGAACGCCACCGACCGCACCCCCGCCGACCTGCTGCGTTCCGCTCTCGCCGCGGACCCGACGCGCCCGCTCGTGACCTTCTACGACGACGCCACCGGCGAACGCGTGGAACTGTCCGTGGCCACCTTCGCCAATTGGGTGGCCAAGACCGCCAATCTGCTCCAGGGCGAGCTCGCCGCCGAGCCCGGCGACCGCCTCGCGCTCCTCCTCCCCGCCCACTGGCAGACCGCCGTCTGGCTGGTCGCCTGCTCCTCCGTCGGGGTGGTGGCCGAGGTGGGCGGCGACCCGGCCTCGGCCGACCTCGTGGTGAGCGGCCCGGACCGGCTGGAGGAGGCGCGCGCCTGCTCCGGGGAGCGCGTGGCACTCGCCCTCCGCCCACTGGGCGGCCGCTTCCCACAGCCGCCGCAGGGCTTCCTCGATTACGCCGTCGAGGTCCCCGGCCAGGGCGACCGCTTCGCCCCGTACGCCCCGGTGGACCCTCATGCCCCGGCGCTCGTCGTGGACGGGCGGGAGCTGACGGGTGCGCAGGTGGTCGAACGGGCGCGCGAGGACGCGGCGGGGCGCGGGCTGGAGCCCGGCGCGCGGCTGCTCTCCGGGCTGCCGTACGACACCTGGGACGGCCTCGCCGCCGGCCTCTACGCCCCACTGGCCGCGGGCGCCTCGGTGGTGCTCTGCCGTCACCTCGGTGAACTCTCCGAGGAGGCCCTGACGCAGCGCCGGGCGAGCGAACGCGTCACCGTGACGGCCCTCTGA
- a CDS encoding LCP family protein, with translation MAHSSGAPLRPSGPSDPGADGGSRTPRRRRWVRRLLLGLVVLLVAMTVLTWVLYERLDGNITTDTRTADELAQYERERPTALVSGAQNILIIGSDTRGGAENGKYGTDSGTQRSDTTILLHLAADRRSATAVSMPRDLMAKIPSCRKPDGSYTNEHFAQFNWAFEDAGAACTIRTLENITHVRVDHHIIVDFASFKRLVDAVDGVEVCLKKPMDDPDARLKLPAGRQVLHGEAALGYVRARHSLGDGSDTERMGRQQAFLGALFQEMRSDGVLLNPTRLYPVLDAATKSLTTDAGLDSLRKMYDLVRTVRNIPAEHVQFLTVPRRPYQYNADRDELVQPDADRLFELLRYDRPVPVTAHVRPADGKNADGGSAAGRRPAPPREPDPTEAPAEVPPTGSASPSPTAPPTYEGTTAARGICG, from the coding sequence GTGGCCCACAGCTCAGGCGCACCTCTCCGGCCGTCCGGTCCGTCCGATCCCGGCGCGGACGGCGGTTCCCGCACGCCGCGGCGGCGCCGTTGGGTGCGCCGGCTGCTGCTGGGGCTGGTGGTGCTGCTGGTGGCGATGACGGTGCTGACCTGGGTGCTCTACGAGCGCCTCGACGGCAACATCACCACGGACACCCGCACGGCGGACGAGCTGGCGCAGTACGAGCGGGAGCGCCCCACCGCCCTGGTCTCGGGCGCCCAGAACATCCTGATCATCGGCTCCGACACCCGTGGCGGCGCCGAGAACGGCAAGTACGGCACGGACAGCGGCACCCAGCGCTCGGACACCACGATCCTGCTGCACCTCGCCGCCGACCGGAGGAGCGCGACGGCCGTCAGCATGCCGCGCGATCTGATGGCGAAGATCCCGAGTTGCCGTAAACCGGACGGAAGTTACACCAACGAGCATTTCGCCCAGTTCAACTGGGCCTTCGAGGACGCCGGGGCCGCCTGCACCATCCGCACCCTGGAGAACATCACCCACGTCCGCGTCGACCACCACATCATCGTGGACTTCGCCAGCTTCAAACGGCTGGTGGACGCGGTCGACGGGGTCGAGGTCTGTCTGAAGAAGCCGATGGACGACCCCGACGCCCGGCTGAAGCTGCCCGCCGGCCGGCAGGTGCTGCACGGCGAGGCGGCCCTCGGCTACGTCCGCGCCCGGCACAGCCTCGGCGACGGCAGCGACACCGAACGCATGGGGCGTCAGCAGGCGTTCCTGGGGGCCCTGTTCCAGGAGATGCGCAGCGACGGGGTGCTCCTCAACCCCACCCGCCTCTACCCCGTGCTCGACGCGGCGACGAAGTCCCTCACCACGGACGCCGGGCTGGACTCGCTCCGCAAGATGTACGACCTGGTGCGCACGGTACGCAACATCCCCGCCGAGCACGTCCAGTTCCTGACCGTGCCGCGCCGCCCGTACCAGTACAACGCCGACCGCGACGAGTTGGTGCAGCCGGACGCGGACCGGCTCTTCGAGCTGCTGCGGTACGACCGGCCGGTGCCCGTCACCGCCCATGTCCGCCCGGCCGACGGCAAGAACGCCGACGGCGGGAGCGCCGCCGGCAGACGCCCCGCGCCGCCCCGCGAACCGGACCCCACCGAGGCCCCCGCGGAGGTCCCTCCCACCGGTTCCGCGAGCCCGTCGCCCACCGCTCCCCCCACCTACGAGGGCACCACGGCCGCCCGCGGCATCTGCGGTTGA
- a CDS encoding LCP family protein, with product MDAQGRGRADGIDPADQWVFDPKTGSYELRLDPSDTSGPSSDHVSPAGARSNPVGGNPPGGAPGARKKPVPGARSGGRPLPEQRGGRRSGKAAAGRAAGGGAAANAAAGRRKAKPKKSTKKKVLLWTGGTLAFLLVGGSLGAYLLYEHLNGNIEKVDVGVDNEAVPDGPVNILVIGTDKRSGKGNTGYGDDGSVGHADTTLLFHVAEDRSNATVISIPRDMITDIPECPTKKDGTTRNIPGSKKVRFNESLGQEDRDPGCTWRTVEKITGLKVSHFMMADFNAVKSLSSAVGGVEVCVGKDVNDPKSHLKLSAGKHEIEGEQALAFVRTRHSFGFESDLDRIKLQQQFLSSMIRKMKSDDTLTNPKKLYDLSNAATKSLTVDTGIGSITKLTSLAKELSKVSLKNITFTTLPVMDNPADGKIRKTVIMDEAKAEPLLAMVREDVSLTEVKRKEKAAKEKADAAAKEKDAKQAALLKGPKAEPAKVRVKVLNGSGKVGAAQETVTWMQNAKGMPHAGNGGNAGAGGQKTAKTTLQFAPNQADQARALAEAMGLPADALHQTDKDAAPLAEMTLTLGADFKGAGVPVTPPKAPKQAPKDIQRVEADNQICAK from the coding sequence GTGGACGCGCAAGGCCGTGGGCGGGCGGACGGCATCGACCCCGCCGACCAGTGGGTGTTCGACCCCAAGACCGGCAGCTACGAGCTGCGCCTCGACCCCTCCGACACGTCGGGTCCCTCCTCTGACCATGTCTCCCCCGCCGGTGCGCGGTCCAATCCCGTCGGCGGCAATCCGCCGGGTGGCGCCCCCGGCGCGCGGAAGAAGCCCGTGCCGGGCGCGCGGAGCGGCGGGCGGCCCCTTCCCGAGCAGCGCGGTGGGCGGCGGTCGGGCAAGGCGGCGGCCGGCAGGGCCGCCGGCGGCGGTGCCGCCGCGAACGCCGCCGCGGGCCGCCGCAAGGCGAAGCCGAAGAAGAGCACGAAGAAGAAGGTCCTGCTGTGGACCGGCGGCACCCTGGCGTTCCTGCTGGTGGGCGGCTCGCTGGGCGCGTACCTCCTCTACGAGCACCTCAACGGCAACATCGAGAAGGTCGACGTCGGTGTGGACAACGAGGCCGTCCCCGACGGCCCGGTGAACATCCTGGTGATCGGCACGGACAAGCGCTCGGGCAAGGGCAACACCGGCTACGGCGACGACGGCAGCGTCGGCCACGCCGACACCACGCTCCTCTTCCACGTCGCCGAGGACCGCTCCAACGCGACGGTGATCTCCATCCCGCGCGACATGATCACCGACATTCCCGAGTGCCCCACCAAGAAGGACGGCACCACCCGGAACATCCCCGGCTCCAAGAAGGTGCGCTTCAACGAGAGCCTGGGGCAGGAGGACCGCGACCCCGGCTGCACCTGGCGGACGGTGGAGAAGATCACCGGACTGAAGGTCAGCCACTTCATGATGGCGGACTTCAACGCCGTCAAGTCGCTGTCCTCGGCGGTGGGCGGCGTCGAGGTGTGCGTGGGCAAGGACGTCAACGACCCCAAGTCCCACCTCAAGCTGTCGGCCGGCAAGCACGAGATCGAGGGTGAGCAGGCGCTGGCGTTCGTCCGCACCCGGCACAGCTTCGGCTTCGAGAGCGACCTGGACCGCATCAAGCTCCAGCAGCAGTTCCTGAGTTCGATGATCCGCAAGATGAAGTCGGACGACACCCTCACCAACCCCAAGAAGCTCTACGACCTCAGCAACGCGGCCACCAAGTCGCTGACCGTCGACACGGGCATAGGGTCCATCACCAAGCTCACCAGTCTGGCCAAGGAGCTCAGCAAGGTGAGCCTGAAGAACATCACCTTCACCACGCTGCCGGTCATGGACAACCCCGCCGACGGCAAGATCCGCAAAACGGTCATCATGGACGAGGCCAAGGCCGAGCCGCTGCTCGCCATGGTCCGCGAGGACGTCTCCCTCACCGAGGTGAAGCGCAAGGAGAAGGCCGCCAAGGAGAAGGCCGACGCCGCCGCGAAGGAGAAGGACGCCAAGCAGGCGGCCCTGCTCAAGGGTCCCAAGGCCGAGCCGGCCAAGGTCCGCGTCAAGGTGCTCAACGGCAGCGGGAAGGTGGGCGCCGCCCAGGAGACCGTGACCTGGATGCAGAACGCCAAGGGCATGCCGCACGCCGGCAACGGCGGCAACGCGGGCGCCGGCGGCCAGAAGACCGCCAAGACCACCCTGCAGTTCGCCCCGAACCAGGCCGATCAGGCGCGGGCCCTGGCGGAGGCCATGGGCCTGCCCGCCGACGCCCTCCACCAGACCGACAAGGACGCGGCCCCCCTGGCCGAGATGACCCTCACCCTCGGCGCCGACTTCAAGGGGGCCGGCGTGCCGGTCACCCCGCCGAAGGCCCCGAAGCAGGCCCCCAAGGACATCCAGCGGGTAGAAGCGGACAACCAAATCTGCGCGAAGTGA
- a CDS encoding LCP family protein translates to MRLNGLRGDEKAENGGEEKSGKEEASGKDAASAAGNGGADKGTDRPSGGGGRPPRRRAVRIIRWTALCLALLVLGASAAGYLYYRHLNGNIRKGKLNLGDKQLDRSVPNAAGQRPLNILLLGSDSRNSKENQDLGGAREDADRPALADVQMLVHVSADRSNMSVVSVPRDTRVTIPKCTDPADGKVYKETSSQIINTSLQNGGPGCTVATWEELTGIPIDHFMMIDFAGVVSMADAVGGVPVCVKSNIRDDKSGLRLEKGTHTIKGEQALQWLRTRHGFEDGSDIGRTHAQHLYMNSMVRQLKSGSRLSDPGQLTDLAESATKALTVDKDLGSVKKLYDLGNDIKRVPSSRITMTTMPWVQDPQDPDAHVIPKKGDADKLFSLVRNDIALDGKDKKKPEPADAKGPAKHAATPAKDKIAVTVFNGTGTAVLPPATGRGSDIASYLVKQGFTKTTSDSTPRAQADTTITYPKQTQRADALAVAKALGLPEDAVRLSPSAEQVTLVIGGDWREGDTYPKPADAKGNGKGDAKKADGKKSGGSKPGGGDDEDPKHKQGANSDNTDNADNKAPESADPLNGDDKSACMEVNPINRF, encoded by the coding sequence ATGCGGCTCAACGGTCTACGGGGGGACGAAAAGGCCGAAAACGGGGGCGAAGAGAAGTCCGGGAAGGAGGAGGCGTCCGGCAAGGACGCCGCCTCCGCCGCCGGAAACGGCGGCGCGGACAAGGGAACTGACCGTCCGTCGGGCGGTGGCGGCAGACCGCCGCGCCGCCGCGCCGTCCGAATAATCCGCTGGACCGCGCTCTGCCTCGCACTGCTCGTGCTCGGGGCGTCCGCGGCCGGCTACCTCTACTACCGCCACCTCAACGGCAACATCCGCAAGGGCAAGCTCAACCTCGGCGACAAACAGCTCGACCGGAGCGTCCCCAACGCGGCGGGCCAGCGCCCCCTGAACATCCTCCTCCTGGGCTCGGACAGCCGGAACAGCAAGGAGAACCAGGACCTCGGCGGCGCCCGCGAGGACGCCGACCGGCCGGCCCTCGCCGACGTCCAGATGCTGGTCCACGTCTCCGCCGACCGCAGCAACATGTCGGTCGTCAGCGTCCCGCGCGACACCCGCGTGACCATCCCCAAGTGCACCGACCCGGCGGACGGCAAGGTCTACAAGGAGACCAGCAGCCAGATCATCAACACCAGCCTCCAGAACGGCGGTCCCGGCTGCACGGTGGCCACCTGGGAGGAGCTCACCGGCATCCCCATCGACCACTTCATGATGATCGACTTCGCGGGCGTGGTGAGCATGGCCGACGCGGTGGGCGGCGTGCCGGTCTGCGTGAAGAGCAACATCCGCGACGACAAGTCGGGGCTGCGGCTGGAGAAGGGCACCCACACCATCAAGGGCGAGCAGGCCCTCCAGTGGCTGCGCACCCGGCACGGCTTCGAGGACGGCAGCGACATCGGCCGTACCCACGCCCAGCACCTCTACATGAACTCGATGGTCCGTCAGCTGAAGTCCGGCAGCCGGCTCAGCGACCCCGGGCAGCTCACCGACCTCGCCGAGTCGGCCACCAAGGCGCTGACCGTCGACAAGGACCTGGGATCGGTCAAGAAGCTCTACGACCTCGGCAACGACATCAAGCGGGTGCCGTCGAGCCGGATCACCATGACCACCATGCCCTGGGTGCAGGACCCGCAGGACCCGGACGCCCACGTCATCCCCAAGAAGGGCGACGCCGACAAGCTGTTCTCGCTCGTCCGCAACGACATCGCGCTGGACGGCAAGGACAAGAAGAAGCCCGAGCCCGCCGACGCCAAGGGCCCGGCGAAGCACGCCGCCACGCCGGCCAAGGACAAGATCGCCGTCACCGTCTTCAACGGCACCGGCACCGCCGTCCTCCCGCCCGCCACCGGCCGCGGCTCGGACATCGCGTCGTACCTCGTCAAGCAGGGCTTCACCAAGACGACGTCGGACTCCACCCCGCGCGCCCAGGCCGACACCACGATCACCTATCCGAAGCAGACACAGCGCGCGGATGCCCTGGCCGTGGCCAAGGCGCTCGGCCTGCCGGAGGACGCCGTACGGCTGTCCCCGTCGGCGGAGCAGGTGACGCTGGTGATCGGCGGGGACTGGCGCGAGGGCGACACGTACCCGAAGCCCGCGGACGCCAAGGGGAACGGGAAGGGCGACGCCAAGAAGGCGGACGGGAAGAAGTCCGGCGGGAGCAAGCCCGGCGGCGGGGACGACGAGGACCCGAAGCACAAACAGGGTGCCAACTCCGACAACACCGACAACGCCGACAACAAGGCCCCGGAGAGCGCCGACCCGCTCAACGGCGACGACAAGTCCGCCTGCATGGAGGTCAACCCGATCAACCGGTTCTGA
- a CDS encoding glycosyltransferase family 2 protein, translating to MPEQQPPAVSVIMPVLNEERHLRTSVRHILEQDYAGELEVVIALGPSADRTDEIAAELVREDPRVHTVPNPTGRTPAALNAAIKASRHPIVVRVDGHGMLSPDYIKTAVRLLDETGAQNVGGIMHAEGENDWERAVAAAMTSKIGVGNAAFHTGGEAGPAETVYLGVFRREALERQGGYNEEFIRAQDWELNFRIREAGGLIWFSPELKVSYRPRPSVRALAKQYKDYGRWRHVVARFHKGSINLRYLAPPTAVVAIAAGLVVGAVVTPWALVVPGGYLAAIVAGSVPAGKGLPLKARAQIPVALATMHMSWGFGFLTSPRSLAKRVIASRRPAVRA from the coding sequence ATGCCAGAGCAGCAGCCGCCCGCAGTTTCCGTGATCATGCCGGTGCTCAACGAGGAGCGTCATCTGCGCACCTCCGTGCGGCACATCCTGGAGCAGGACTACGCCGGTGAGCTGGAGGTGGTGATCGCCCTCGGCCCGTCCGCCGACCGTACGGACGAGATCGCCGCCGAGCTCGTCCGTGAGGACCCCCGGGTGCACACGGTGCCCAACCCGACCGGCCGCACCCCCGCCGCCCTGAACGCGGCGATCAAGGCGTCGCGTCACCCGATCGTGGTGCGGGTGGACGGGCACGGCATGCTCTCGCCCGACTACATCAAGACGGCCGTGCGGCTGCTGGACGAGACGGGTGCGCAGAACGTCGGCGGCATCATGCACGCCGAGGGGGAGAACGACTGGGAGCGGGCCGTGGCCGCCGCCATGACCTCGAAGATCGGGGTCGGCAACGCGGCGTTCCACACCGGTGGCGAGGCGGGCCCGGCCGAGACCGTCTACCTGGGCGTCTTCCGGCGGGAGGCGCTGGAGCGGCAGGGCGGGTACAACGAGGAGTTCATCCGCGCCCAGGACTGGGAGCTGAACTTCCGCATCCGCGAGGCCGGCGGGCTGATCTGGTTCTCGCCGGAGCTCAAGGTCTCGTACCGCCCCCGGCCGAGCGTGCGGGCGCTCGCCAAGCAGTACAAGGACTACGGCCGCTGGCGGCACGTCGTCGCCCGCTTCCACAAGGGCTCGATCAACCTCCGCTACCTGGCCCCGCCGACCGCCGTCGTCGCCATCGCGGCCGGGCTCGTGGTGGGCGCGGTGGTGACGCCGTGGGCGCTGGTCGTGCCGGGCGGTTACCTGGCGGCGATCGTCGCCGGCTCGGTGCCCGCGGGCAAGGGCCTGCCGCTGAAGGCGCGGGCGCAGATCCCGGTGGCCTTGGCCACCATGCACATGTCGTGGGGCTTCGGCTTCCTGACCAGCCCGCGCTCGCTCGCGAAGCGCGTCATCGCCAGCCGCCGCCCGGCGGTGCGGGCGTAG
- a CDS encoding acyl-CoA thioesterase, with protein sequence MTTQDRAPESGTAGIPGKPTSASRTTLSHIMTASDTNLLGTVHGGVIMKLVDDVAGAVAGRHSGGPAVTASMDEMAFLEPVRVGDLVHVQAQCNWTGRSSMEVGVRVMAERWNESTPAVQVGSAYLVFAAVDEEGKPRPVPPVLPETEKDRRRYQEAQIRRTHRLARRRAIKELRMNRAAEGLED encoded by the coding sequence ATGACCACTCAGGACCGGGCCCCCGAGTCCGGCACGGCCGGGATACCCGGCAAGCCGACCTCGGCCTCCCGTACGACGCTGTCCCACATCATGACCGCGAGCGACACGAACCTTCTGGGCACCGTGCACGGCGGGGTGATCATGAAACTGGTGGACGACGTGGCCGGCGCGGTCGCCGGCCGGCACTCCGGCGGTCCCGCCGTGACGGCGTCCATGGACGAGATGGCGTTCCTGGAGCCGGTCCGTGTCGGTGACCTCGTCCACGTCCAGGCGCAGTGCAACTGGACCGGGCGCTCCTCCATGGAGGTCGGCGTCCGCGTCATGGCCGAGCGCTGGAACGAGTCCACGCCCGCCGTGCAGGTCGGCAGCGCCTACCTCGTCTTCGCCGCCGTCGACGAGGAGGGCAAGCCGCGGCCCGTGCCGCCGGTCCTGCCGGAGACGGAGAAGGACCGGCGGCGCTACCAGGAGGCGCAGATCCGGCGCACGCACCGGCTGGCGCGCCGCCGCGCGATCAAGGAACTGCGGATGAACCGGGCGGCGGAGGGCCTGGAGGACTGA
- a CDS encoding LCP family protein — MSEWPEVRNNDRRYPYGGGGAHPRPEGARGGPRAHQGGPPPQYGQPGPPPGAPGGHRDDGYNTGQVYGRGGGPGGTPGGPAAPRRSPRGGGRPNWRKRITIGLLAFLAVVLVVSVSTYFWADSKLRREVDLGKVEDRPSGGEGTNYLIVGSDSREGLSDEDKKELHTGSADGKRTDSMMILHTGDNGTTMLSLPRDSYVTIPAFTGQKTGKRFPASTHKLNQAYADGGPELLVRTIEFNTGLHIDHYAEIGFGGFRSLVDSLGGVDMCLDKPIKDRDSGADLKAGCQTLDGKQSLAFVRQRHQEADQDLGRMRNQQKFLNTLAKQAASPSTVLNPFTLYPVIGSGLDTLIVDDDMELWDLTSMFWAMKGVTGGDGKQMTVPIGNANLATRGDGVAVKWDPVKSKQLFAQLKKDEKVTVE, encoded by the coding sequence ATGAGTGAGTGGCCCGAAGTGCGGAACAACGACCGCCGGTACCCGTATGGAGGCGGCGGCGCGCACCCGCGCCCGGAAGGGGCGCGCGGTGGCCCGCGCGCGCACCAGGGCGGGCCACCGCCGCAGTACGGGCAGCCGGGACCGCCGCCCGGCGCACCGGGCGGCCACCGTGACGACGGTTACAACACCGGACAGGTCTACGGACGCGGCGGCGGTCCGGGCGGCACCCCCGGCGGGCCGGCCGCGCCGCGGCGCTCGCCGCGCGGCGGCGGCCGGCCGAACTGGCGCAAGCGGATCACCATAGGTCTGCTCGCCTTCCTCGCCGTGGTGCTGGTGGTCTCCGTGAGCACCTACTTCTGGGCCGACTCCAAGCTGCGCCGCGAGGTCGACCTCGGGAAGGTGGAGGACCGCCCGTCGGGCGGCGAGGGCACGAACTACCTGATCGTCGGCTCGGACAGCCGGGAGGGGCTGTCGGACGAGGACAAGAAGGAACTGCACACCGGCTCGGCCGACGGCAAGCGCACCGACTCGATGATGATCCTGCACACCGGTGACAACGGCACCACCATGCTCAGCCTGCCGCGCGACTCGTACGTCACCATCCCGGCGTTCACCGGCCAGAAGACCGGCAAGCGGTTCCCCGCCTCGACCCACAAGCTCAACCAGGCGTACGCGGACGGCGGCCCGGAGCTGCTGGTCAGGACCATCGAGTTCAACACCGGACTGCACATCGACCACTACGCGGAGATCGGCTTCGGCGGGTTCCGCAGCCTGGTCGACTCGCTCGGCGGCGTCGACATGTGCCTCGACAAGCCGATCAAGGACCGCGACTCGGGCGCCGACCTCAAGGCCGGCTGCCAGACGCTGGACGGCAAGCAGTCGCTGGCCTTCGTCCGCCAGCGCCACCAGGAAGCCGACCAGGACCTCGGCCGGATGCGCAACCAGCAGAAGTTCCTGAACACGCTCGCCAAGCAGGCGGCCTCGCCGTCCACCGTCCTCAACCCGTTCACCCTCTACCCGGTGATCGGCTCCGGCCTCGACACCCTGATCGTCGACGACGACATGGAGCTGTGGGACCTGACGTCGATGTTCTGGGCGATGAAGGGTGTCACGGGCGGCGACGGCAAGCAGATGACGGTCCCGATAGGCAACGCCAACCTGGCGACGCGCGGCGACGGCGTCGCGGTGAAGTGGGACCCGGTCAAGTCGAAGCAGCTCTTCGCTCAGCTGAAGAAGGACGAGAAGGTCACGGTGGAGTAG
- a CDS encoding VOC family protein, with product MPEVREAYAPGTPCWVDLMAPDQRAALDFYRDLFGWQGEPGPPETGGYAVCTLDGRAVAGIGPAMAQEGQPPPPTAWTTYLAVADADAAVDAVAEHGGRVLVPGMDVLTFGRMAVVADSTDAVFGLWQTRDFFGCEVVNEPGAVIWNELNTSDPEAAGTFYRAAFGIEAAPMEEAPGYFALKADGRPVGGMQGLERFPEGTPSHWLTYFAVDGTDTTVDALVRAGGSVLVPPFDMVAGRMSVVSDPQGGIFAVIQGAEPA from the coding sequence ATGCCCGAGGTACGTGAGGCGTACGCGCCCGGTACGCCGTGCTGGGTGGATCTGATGGCACCGGACCAGCGGGCGGCGCTGGACTTCTACCGGGACCTGTTCGGCTGGCAGGGGGAGCCCGGGCCGCCGGAGACCGGCGGGTACGCCGTGTGCACGCTGGACGGGCGGGCCGTGGCGGGGATCGGGCCCGCGATGGCGCAGGAGGGACAGCCCCCGCCGCCGACCGCCTGGACGACGTACCTGGCGGTGGCGGACGCCGACGCCGCGGTGGACGCGGTCGCGGAGCACGGGGGACGGGTGCTGGTGCCCGGGATGGACGTGCTGACCTTCGGCCGGATGGCCGTCGTCGCGGACTCCACGGACGCCGTGTTCGGACTCTGGCAGACCAGGGACTTCTTCGGGTGCGAGGTGGTCAACGAGCCGGGCGCGGTGATCTGGAACGAGCTGAACACCTCGGATCCGGAGGCGGCGGGGACGTTCTACCGGGCCGCGTTCGGGATCGAGGCGGCGCCGATGGAGGAGGCGCCCGGCTACTTCGCGCTGAAGGCGGACGGGCGGCCGGTCGGCGGGATGCAGGGGCTGGAGCGGTTCCCCGAGGGGACGCCCTCGCACTGGCTGACGTACTTCGCCGTGGACGGCACGGACACCACGGTCGACGCGCTCGTCCGGGCGGGCGGCTCGGTACTGGTACCGCCGTTCGACATGGTCGCGGGCCGGATGTCCGTGGTCTCCGACCCGCAGGGCGGGATCTTCGCCGTCATCCAGGGGGCGGAACCGGCCTGA
- a CDS encoding acyl-CoA dehydrogenase has translation MAGNKDFDLYRPSEEHDELRKVVRSLAEAKIAPFAAEVDEEGRFPQEALDALTAADLHAVHVPEEFGGAGADALATVIVIEEVARVCASSSLIPAVNKLGSLPVVLSGSEELKKKYLSPLAKGDGMFSYCLSEPDAGSDAAGMKTRAVRDGDFWVLNGVKRWITNAGVSEYYTVMAVTDPEKRSKGISAFVVEKSDEGVSFGAPEKKLGIKGSPTREVYLDNVRIPADRMIGEEGTGFATAMKTLDHTRITIAAQALGIAQGALDYAKGYVKERKQFGKPIGDFQGVQFMLADMAMKLEAARQLTYAAAAKSERLDDDLTFHGAAAKCFASDAAMEITTDAVQLLGGYGYTRDYPLERMMRDAKITQIYEGTNQVQRIVMARNLP, from the coding sequence TTGGCGGGAAACAAGGACTTCGACCTGTACCGGCCGTCCGAGGAGCACGACGAGCTCCGCAAGGTCGTTCGCTCGCTCGCCGAGGCGAAGATCGCGCCGTTCGCCGCGGAGGTGGACGAGGAGGGCCGCTTCCCGCAGGAAGCGCTCGACGCGCTGACGGCGGCCGATCTGCACGCGGTGCACGTGCCGGAGGAGTTCGGCGGCGCGGGTGCCGACGCCCTCGCGACGGTGATCGTCATCGAGGAGGTGGCCCGCGTCTGCGCCTCCTCCTCCCTCATCCCGGCGGTCAACAAGCTCGGCTCGCTGCCGGTCGTCCTCTCCGGCTCCGAGGAGCTGAAGAAGAAGTACCTGAGCCCGCTCGCCAAGGGCGACGGCATGTTCTCGTACTGCCTCAGCGAGCCCGACGCCGGCTCGGACGCGGCCGGCATGAAGACGCGCGCCGTGCGCGACGGCGACTTCTGGGTGCTCAACGGCGTCAAGCGCTGGATCACCAACGCGGGCGTCAGCGAGTACTACACGGTGATGGCCGTGACCGACCCGGAGAAGCGCTCCAAGGGCATCTCCGCGTTCGTCGTCGAGAAGTCCGACGAGGGCGTCTCCTTCGGCGCGCCGGAGAAGAAGCTCGGCATCAAGGGCTCGCCGACCCGCGAGGTCTACCTCGACAACGTCCGCATCCCCGCCGACCGCATGATCGGCGAGGAGGGCACGGGCTTCGCCACGGCGATGAAGACCCTGGACCACACCCGCATCACCATCGCGGCCCAGGCCCTCGGCATCGCCCAGGGCGCCCTCGACTACGCCAAGGGCTACGTCAAGGAGCGCAAGCAGTTCGGCAAGCCGATCGGCGACTTCCAGGGCGTCCAGTTCATGCTCGCCGACATGGCCATGAAGCTGGAGGCGGCCCGCCAGCTCACCTACGCGGCGGCGGCCAAGTCCGAGCGCCTCGACGACGACCTCACCTTCCACGGCGCGGCGGCGAAGTGCTTCGCCTCCGACGCGGCCATGGAGATCACCACGGACGCCGTCCAGCTCCTCGGCGGCTACGGCTACACGCGCGACTACCCGCTGGAGCGGATGATGCGCGACGCGAAGATCACGCAAATCTACGAGGGCACGAACCAGGTCCAGCGGATCGTCATGGCGAGGAACCTGCCGTAG